Part of the Mercenaria mercenaria strain notata chromosome 8, MADL_Memer_1, whole genome shotgun sequence genome is shown below.
tttaggttatgttttagctcgtctgatttccGAAAAAGTgtcgaggtattgtcgtcacttgatcatcGGCGTCTGGCGttggttaaaacttttgtttaggtccaccttttctcagaaGCTATAACAactatagttttgaaactttgcacacttgtttattatcattaggtTACAACATAGGCCAAGAACcagaacatttgttttaaatttgattttcttggttaaatattttgcttatttttttcccaaaaactatCAGAGctacaattttcaaattttacactgtgacacttgcttatcattagaTTAAATTGTAGACTAATCATAACCCTATCATGATGTcaaaatgatggccctttttatacttagaaaattgtaatttcttggttaaagtttttgtttatgtccactttacttgaatactatataacactagctttgaaactttgctatCTACTTATCGTCATTAGGTGAGTACGtaggccaagacccataactcaAATATGCTTTTTGTCTAAATTATGACCCTTTACATACTAAGAGAATatgagtaacttttttatttaggTCCATTTTTATAGATTTCTATAAgaactatagctttgaaactttgtacacttgtttattatcagttGATGGAGGTGGAATGGGTCCAGGTGGAATAATGGAGCCTGGTATGGGACCTGGTGCAATGATGGGGCCTGGTATGGGACCTGGTGCAATGATGGGGCCTGGTATGGGACCTGGTGCAATGATGGGGCCTGGTTTTGGAGCTGGACCTGTTGGAAGCATGGGCCCTAGTATGGGTTATAGCGATGCAATGAGTCCTGCTGGAAGTATGGGAACAGTTGGGCCAATGGGTTACAGCGGAACAATGAGTCCTGGCGGAGGAATGAGTTATGGGGGAGGAATGGAGTCAGGAAGAGGTATGACTGCCGCTAGAGGAATGGGGCCTACAGGAGCTGATGGTTATATTGATGCAATGAGCCCTGATGGATCAATGAGTTACAGTGGAACAATGGGTCCTGGCGGAGGAATGAGTTATGGGGGAGGAATGGGGCCAGAGAGAGGTAGAGGAATGGGGGCTACAGGAGCTGGTGGTTATATTGATGCAATGAGCCCTGATGGATCAATGAGTTACAGTGGAACAATGAGTCCTGGTGGGGGAATGAGTTATAGGGGAGGAATGGAACCGGAGAGAGGTATGACTGCCGCTAGAAGAATGGGTTCTACAGGGGCTGGTGGTTATGATGGTGGAGCTATGAGTTATCCTGGAGGAACTGGTCACGGTGGAGTTACACCAACTGGAGGCATGAGTCCCGGAGGAAGAATGAGTTATGGGGAAAGAATGGGCCCAGAGGGACATATGTCTCCTGCTGGAAGAGTAGGTCCAGGAGGAGCTGGTGGTTATAGTGGAACGATGGGCCCCGCTGGAGCTATGAGTTATGATGGAGGAATTAGTCCCGGTGGAGCAATAGGCTTTCGTGAAACAATGGGTCCAGCTGGAGGCATGAGTCCAGCTGGGGAAATGGGTTCTGCTAGGGGAATGGGTTCTGCTGGGGGCATGAGTCCAGCTGGGGAAATGGGTTCTGCTAGGGAAATGGGTTTTGCTAGGGGAATGGGTTTTGCTGGAGGAATGGGTTCTGCTAGACCTACGAGTAGAAGTTCAGCAGGAGGTAGAAGCAGTTTCGATGTCAGAATGGG
Proteins encoded:
- the LOC123522939 gene encoding collagen alpha-2(I) chain-like, producing MDNIKVCCVQVLILTFLSACNGQFGSGGGGRFGGGGGGMCLDGSRGSQRCTDDTTCSRGTYCFQRYSRRGVCCASGAPVDGGGMGPGGIMEPGMGPGAMMGPGMGPGAMMGPGMGPGAMMGPGFGAGPVGSMGPSMGYSDAMSPAGSMGTVGPMGYSGTMSPGGGMSYGGGMESGRGMTAARGMGPTGADGYIDAMSPDGSMSYSGTMGPGGGMSYGGGMGPERGRGMGATGAGGYIDAMSPDGSMSYSGTMSPGGGMSYRGGMEPERGMTAARRMGSTGAGGYDGGAMSYPGGTGHGGVTPTGGMSPGGRMSYGERMGPEGHMSPAGRVGPGGAGGYSGTMGPAGAMSYDGGISPGGAIGFRETMGPAGGMSPAGEMGSARGMGSAGGMSPAGEMGSAREMGFARGMGFAGGMGSARPTSRSSAGGRSSFDVRMGSPRGSMPPGGRAMPSRGGMRAGGDRGAGSRSTGSSSERGRCPEVTQRTCDDSRRVTDCFASDSVCRSNEKCCPDPCGYVCKPYV